One window of the bacterium genome contains the following:
- a CDS encoding crotonase/enoyl-CoA hydratase family protein — MSDRVSIQISDGVADVRLNRPEKMNAIDAAMFSELIAAGRSLAEDSSLRAIVLSGEGRAFCAGLDFSSFSAMDKGADSGESKPGSRDEAGASRIPTRGQEAAWVWQQCPVPVIAAVHGVAFGGGCQIALGADIRFIAPDARMSIMEIKWGLVPDMAGTQTLRRLARLDVIKELAFTGRQISGEQAVELGLATHLSNNPLEDASALAREIAGKNPHAIRSMKQLMNASGIGSEQEGLALEWDLQSKLIGSPNQVEAVRANMEKRAPSFKDPA; from the coding sequence GTGTCAGACCGAGTGAGCATCCAGATCAGCGATGGCGTTGCCGACGTCCGTCTCAACCGACCCGAGAAGATGAACGCCATCGATGCCGCCATGTTTTCGGAGTTGATCGCGGCCGGACGCTCGCTGGCGGAAGACAGCTCCCTGCGTGCGATCGTGCTCTCCGGAGAGGGCCGCGCGTTCTGCGCCGGTCTGGACTTCAGTAGCTTCAGCGCCATGGACAAGGGAGCCGACTCCGGAGAGTCGAAGCCCGGATCCAGAGATGAAGCGGGCGCTTCGCGAATTCCGACCCGGGGTCAGGAAGCAGCCTGGGTGTGGCAGCAGTGCCCTGTACCGGTGATCGCCGCGGTTCACGGGGTCGCATTCGGCGGCGGCTGTCAGATCGCGCTCGGTGCCGACATCCGCTTCATCGCACCGGATGCCAGGATGTCGATCATGGAAATCAAGTGGGGGCTGGTCCCCGACATGGCAGGGACGCAGACGTTGCGCCGATTGGCACGGCTCGACGTGATCAAGGAACTCGCCTTCACTGGACGCCAGATCAGCGGCGAACAGGCCGTCGAGTTGGGGCTCGCCACACACCTCAGCAACAATCCACTCGAAGACGCGTCCGCGCTGGCCCGTGAGATCGCCGGTAAGAATCCGCACGCGATTCGCTCGATGAAGCAGCTGATGAATGCGTCGGGTATCGGCAGCGAACAGGAAGGGCTCGCACTGGAGTGGGACCTGCAGAGCAAGCTGATCGGATCCCCGAACCAGGTCGAAGCCGTTCGCGCGAACATGGAAAAACGCGCACCTTCGTTCAAGGACCCGGCCTGA
- a CDS encoding ABC transporter permease, which translates to MILLRLAWRNLFRNPRRTALTAAAGAFAAVLTILSLAMAYGSHERWIEEVVRLYPGHFEVSLDGYRENRTLDYGMELSRAAMDGLNALPESDGWAPRLESWGLVVGDEDGATGRAAWVVGVDAEREQHLTSLVSSVERGRFVSPGSGREVVLGETLAKNLGVVEGDNVILLSADYYGSQSADRFRVIGTIEVGNPEFDSYAAFVDLHQLQDFLEMGEGVSHVAVFATDPGRAEPIAVQLAEIFPDESFELLSWEELIPDVIQFMVLDDLGAYLTTGVLIIVVGFGLLNTILMSVFERVREFGVLRALGLRPSAVFKLVMIESLLLSLLGIAIGLALVIPLVLYLEQAPIPGEAMGMSQDTIDAMELFNIDAVIVFKLTMRQVIVVPLILVFVAILAALPPAIKASRGRPVDALREA; encoded by the coding sequence TTGATCCTTCTGCGTCTCGCGTGGCGCAATCTGTTTCGAAATCCGCGTCGCACGGCCCTGACCGCGGCGGCCGGGGCATTTGCTGCAGTACTCACGATCCTTTCGCTTGCCATGGCCTACGGAAGCCACGAGCGTTGGATCGAAGAAGTCGTGCGCTTGTACCCTGGGCATTTCGAAGTCAGTCTGGATGGCTACCGCGAGAACCGCACGCTCGACTATGGGATGGAACTCTCAAGGGCCGCCATGGATGGCCTGAATGCCTTGCCCGAAAGCGATGGCTGGGCGCCGCGCCTGGAGTCCTGGGGACTGGTGGTCGGTGATGAGGATGGTGCGACCGGGCGTGCGGCGTGGGTGGTGGGAGTCGACGCGGAACGCGAGCAGCATCTGACCTCACTGGTCAGTTCCGTCGAGCGCGGTCGCTTCGTCTCGCCCGGCAGCGGACGCGAGGTCGTGCTCGGCGAGACGCTGGCCAAGAACCTGGGCGTCGTGGAAGGCGACAACGTCATTCTGCTGTCCGCCGACTACTACGGGTCGCAATCGGCCGATCGCTTTCGCGTGATCGGTACCATCGAGGTCGGCAATCCGGAATTTGATTCCTACGCCGCGTTCGTCGACCTGCACCAGTTGCAGGACTTCCTGGAGATGGGCGAGGGCGTGTCGCACGTCGCCGTCTTCGCGACCGACCCCGGCCGCGCCGAGCCCATTGCCGTGCAACTCGCCGAGATCTTTCCCGACGAGAGCTTCGAACTGCTTTCGTGGGAGGAACTGATCCCCGACGTCATCCAGTTCATGGTCCTGGACGATCTCGGTGCCTATCTGACCACCGGCGTACTGATCATCGTCGTCGGTTTCGGGCTGCTCAATACGATTCTCATGTCGGTGTTCGAGCGCGTACGCGAGTTTGGTGTCCTGCGCGCGCTGGGTCTGCGGCCTTCTGCTGTTTTCAAGCTCGTCATGATCGAATCGCTCCTGCTTTCCCTGCTCGGGATTGCCATCGGTCTCGCACTGGTGATCCCGCTCGTGCTCTACCTGGAGCAGGCGCCGATTCCCGGCGAAGCCATGGGTATGTCGCAGGACACCATCGATGCCATGGAGTTGTTCAACATCGATGCGGTGATCGTTTTCAAGTTGACGATGCGCCAGGTCATCGTCGTACCGTTGATCCTGGTTTTCGTCGCGATCCTGGCCGCCTTGCCACCGGCGATCAAGGCGAGTCGCGGTCGACCCGTCGATGCGCTGCGGGAGGCATGA
- a CDS encoding outer membrane lipoprotein-sorting protein: protein MKNLAIAFLFVLGLSLVLVASIARAESDSSSEPVSKPVSESVASLVKSLAGLSANEIVERAEDALRGESADITASMTITTPRWTRVVRFHSWDDRRGDRSFIRILSPKKDSGTGFLRLQTTFWTYLPRVERTMRIPPSMMLQSWMGSDFTNDDLARESSMIDDYKPELIGEKSIDGVPAIGVRLIPREDAPVVWARIDLWLQVDPLAPIVYDYYDEPDEGTFEVVRRMRFSDIRKVQGRQMPHEWVIEPLDKKGHSTRMSVESVTLDEFFDDSMFTQRNLRRAEATR from the coding sequence ATGAAGAACCTCGCGATCGCATTCCTGTTTGTGCTCGGGCTGAGCCTGGTTCTCGTGGCGAGTATTGCTCGCGCGGAATCCGATTCCTCTTCTGAGCCGGTTTCGAAACCTGTCTCGGAATCCGTCGCATCTCTGGTCAAATCGCTTGCAGGGCTCAGCGCAAACGAGATCGTAGAGCGTGCCGAGGATGCGCTGCGCGGCGAGAGCGCCGACATCACGGCGTCCATGACCATCACGACGCCCCGTTGGACGCGCGTCGTGCGTTTCCACTCCTGGGACGATCGCCGCGGCGATCGCAGTTTCATCCGCATCCTGTCTCCCAAGAAGGACAGTGGCACAGGCTTCCTGCGCCTGCAGACGACGTTCTGGACCTATCTACCGCGCGTCGAACGCACCATGCGAATTCCGCCGTCGATGATGTTGCAGTCCTGGATGGGCAGTGACTTCACCAATGACGATCTCGCACGCGAGTCGTCGATGATCGACGATTACAAGCCCGAGCTGATCGGCGAGAAGTCGATCGACGGTGTACCCGCAATCGGCGTCCGACTGATCCCGCGCGAAGACGCGCCCGTGGTGTGGGCGCGAATCGATCTCTGGCTCCAGGTAGACCCCCTCGCGCCAATCGTCTACGACTACTACGACGAACCCGATGAGGGGACCTTCGAGGTCGTGCGCCGGATGCGTTTCTCGGACATCCGCAAGGTTCAGGGCCGCCAGATGCCGCACGAGTGGGTGATCGAACCGCTGGACAAGAAGGGGCACTCCACTCGAATGAGCGTCGAGTCGGTCACGCTCGACGAGTTCTTCGACGACTCGATGTTCACGCAGAGGAATCTACGTCGAGCGGAGGCCACCCGTTGA
- a CDS encoding ABC transporter ATP-binding protein, producing MSDTVLEAIGVTKIYVAGEVETTALNKVSLAVETGEFSTLSGPSGSGKTTLLNLLGTLDCPTDGRVLVCGADTTEMSEAEKSELRLEKIGFIFQAYNLVPVLSSLENVEFVLLLQGMSRTERRERASESLDQLGLGDLLHKRPNEMSGGQQQRVAVARAIVSQPEIVLADEPTANLDSRTAESLLDLMLRMNQERSVTFLFSTHDPRVMTRARRNVHLVDGQIDREERRES from the coding sequence ATGTCCGATACCGTTCTGGAAGCGATTGGGGTCACCAAGATCTATGTGGCCGGCGAGGTCGAAACGACCGCGTTGAACAAAGTCTCACTGGCAGTAGAAACCGGTGAGTTCTCCACACTATCGGGCCCTTCGGGTTCGGGTAAGACCACTTTGCTCAATCTGCTGGGCACCCTGGATTGCCCGACCGACGGCCGCGTGCTCGTGTGTGGGGCCGACACCACCGAAATGTCGGAAGCCGAAAAGTCGGAACTCCGGCTCGAGAAGATCGGATTCATCTTCCAGGCGTACAACCTGGTGCCGGTCCTGTCGTCGCTCGAGAACGTCGAGTTCGTATTGCTGCTGCAGGGGATGTCACGCACGGAGCGACGAGAACGGGCGAGCGAGTCTCTCGATCAACTGGGCCTGGGTGATCTTCTGCACAAGCGACCGAACGAGATGAGCGGAGGTCAGCAACAACGCGTGGCCGTCGCGCGCGCGATCGTATCGCAACCCGAAATCGTACTGGCCGATGAACCCACCGCGAATCTGGACTCTCGGACGGCCGAGTCTTTGCTCGATCTGATGCTGCGCATGAACCAGGAGCGCAGTGTGACTTTTCTCTTCAGTACTCACGATCCCCGCGTCATGACTCGTGCACGTCGCAACGTGCATCTGGTCGATGGCCAGATCGATCGCGAGGAGCGGCGCGAGTCGTGA
- a CDS encoding ABC transporter permease, with amino-acid sequence MGALLRIAWRNLLRGWRRSAIVVVAISVGLSGCMIVLGWTTGMIDQMIENAVGSHLAHVAVQARGYQQNPDLKRSLAGSGSGLIEVLPEGPGRPNVSPRLIGDGLIQSARKSLRAALVGVVPDTEPGVSVVPGAVVVGRYLDNRRRRVPEIVIGVEMAERLKVEPGDKIVMHVPGETGSGAFRIAGLYRTSSTAFDRSFAYVTLASAQQLFAQEDRVSQIAVRLAERNQSSEFRDWAKARLAQIDPEAQIEVMTWREREPRLAAMLDMMDQMSWVMYAVVFVGMAFGIANALLMAVYERIREFGVLRSIGLKGGRLVWMILLEALILTLAGTVLGLLGGLGLVGWLGEVGLDLSMFSEALGELGVGNIMYPTVRPRDLVAPVCLAILTALVAALWPAIKAYRLRPAEALRHV; translated from the coding sequence ATGGGTGCTCTGCTTCGCATCGCCTGGCGAAACCTCCTACGCGGCTGGCGGCGCAGCGCGATCGTCGTCGTCGCGATCTCGGTCGGCCTGTCGGGGTGCATGATCGTACTGGGCTGGACGACGGGCATGATCGATCAGATGATCGAGAACGCTGTGGGCAGCCATCTGGCCCACGTGGCCGTGCAGGCGCGCGGCTACCAGCAGAACCCCGATTTGAAGCGCAGTCTGGCCGGGAGCGGAAGTGGGTTGATTGAAGTGCTCCCCGAAGGACCCGGACGTCCGAACGTGAGTCCGCGCCTGATCGGCGACGGTCTGATTCAGAGCGCGCGCAAGAGCCTGCGCGCGGCGCTCGTCGGCGTGGTTCCCGATACCGAACCGGGTGTGTCGGTCGTGCCGGGCGCGGTGGTCGTCGGCCGTTACCTGGACAACCGTCGCCGGCGTGTGCCTGAAATCGTGATCGGTGTGGAAATGGCTGAGCGTCTCAAGGTCGAACCGGGCGACAAGATCGTGATGCATGTGCCCGGTGAGACCGGGTCCGGCGCCTTCCGCATAGCGGGCCTGTATCGCACTTCGTCCACCGCATTTGATCGCTCGTTCGCATACGTCACACTCGCTTCCGCGCAGCAGCTATTCGCCCAGGAAGACCGCGTCAGTCAGATCGCCGTTCGCCTGGCGGAGCGGAACCAGAGTTCGGAGTTTCGCGATTGGGCGAAGGCTCGCCTGGCTCAGATCGATCCCGAAGCGCAGATCGAGGTGATGACCTGGCGTGAGCGCGAGCCGCGCCTGGCAGCCATGCTAGACATGATGGACCAGATGTCCTGGGTGATGTACGCCGTGGTGTTCGTCGGTATGGCGTTTGGAATCGCCAATGCCCTGCTCATGGCAGTGTACGAACGCATCCGAGAGTTTGGTGTGCTGCGTTCGATCGGGCTAAAGGGCGGACGTCTGGTCTGGATGATCCTGCTCGAAGCACTGATTCTGACTCTCGCCGGAACCGTGCTGGGATTGCTAGGCGGTCTGGGACTCGTGGGCTGGCTCGGAGAAGTCGGTCTCGACCTCAGCATGTTCTCGGAAGCCCTTGGGGAACTCGGCGTGGGGAACATCATGTATCCGACCGTTCGTCCCCGGGATCTCGTGGCCCCCGTCTGCCTGGCCATCCTGACGGCATTGGTGGCGGCGCTCTGGCCTGCGATCAAGGCCTACCGTCTGCGACCTGCCGAAGCCCTGCGACACGTTTAG
- a CDS encoding TetR/AcrR family transcriptional regulator — protein MLRRNTRRSPEASRDEILAAARECFIAAGYHKTKVDDIAERAGLSKGAIYWHFDGKHELFMALLDWEIDRMMPALGFGEEAPDAQAAIHEVSEAFLREMPTTMPVIELTLEYLAQASRDEKLRERLANMYQKFCDGMSEYLTRGVTEGIFRPVDPEDVACVVVAALDGLLLQKLVRPQLDLPATWRATEDLFMKGLLAK, from the coding sequence ATGCTCCGCCGCAACACCCGTAGAAGCCCAGAAGCCAGCAGGGACGAGATTCTCGCCGCCGCGCGGGAGTGCTTCATCGCGGCCGGTTACCACAAGACCAAGGTCGACGATATCGCCGAGCGTGCGGGTCTGTCCAAGGGAGCCATCTACTGGCATTTCGACGGCAAGCACGAACTCTTCATGGCTTTGCTCGACTGGGAGATCGATCGGATGATGCCGGCTCTGGGATTCGGGGAAGAGGCGCCCGATGCACAGGCCGCCATCCACGAGGTGTCCGAGGCGTTTCTGCGCGAGATGCCCACCACGATGCCGGTCATCGAGTTGACCCTGGAATACCTGGCGCAGGCGAGCCGCGACGAGAAACTGCGCGAGCGCCTCGCGAATATGTATCAAAAATTCTGCGACGGGATGTCCGAATACCTCACGCGGGGTGTGACCGAGGGGATCTTCCGTCCCGTCGACCCCGAAGACGTCGCTTGTGTGGTCGTGGCGGCGCTCGATGGACTGCTCTTGCAGAAGCTCGTACGACCCCAACTCGATCTGCCCGCCACCTGGCGGGCGACCGAAGATCTCTTCATGAAAGGGCTCCTGGCGAAATGA
- a CDS encoding PQQ-dependent dehydrogenase, methanol/ethanol family produces MFEGCGTGVRGRRIASLFVVLAIACGGDEELQAPEPPSSASAEQQQQEVVLGGPESVNDARLRAADAEPGNWLTHGRTYSEQRFSPLDEVDADNVHQLQATWKFETGLKRGHEATPIVLDGIMYFTGSWSVVFALDARTGEQVWKWDPFVPRDYAQKACCDVVNRGVALYRGRVYAGVLDGRLAALDARTGELVWEKLTVDRSRPYTITGAPRIVDGKVIIGNGGAELGVRGYVSAYDTQNGDLIWRTYTVPGDPAKPFESPALEAAAETWKGGEWWKIGGGGTVWDSMAFDPELKLLYIGTGNGSPWTRHIRSPGGGDNLFLSSILALNPDNGELIWHYQTTPGDNWDYTATQHMILADLEIDGDTRKVLMQAPKNGFFYVLDRKTGELISAEKYVEVTWASNIDPKTGRPVEVPGQDYKDALALVKPTPFGGHNWHPMSYSPKTGLVYIPAQDMLGAYRVDPHFTYKPGLFNTGTDFNTFALAKRDGFYGHLLAWDPVAQKEVWRHPHALPWNGGTLATAGDLVFQGTADGRFVAYRASDGKKLWEEPAGTGVIAAPITYQVDGRQYVTIVAGWGGAFALAGGEGASAAGVESRGRVLTFALAGPPPTAAQALERITMEDSVHRGERIYHVYCAGCHGAQAFGGGVLPDLRKSKPEIRSAFNEIVLRGIFSGKGMPSFAPWLTEKDTALLIEYIDQRIADTAN; encoded by the coding sequence ATGTTCGAAGGCTGCGGGACTGGAGTTCGAGGGCGGCGAATCGCGAGCCTGTTCGTCGTTCTGGCAATCGCTTGTGGAGGAGACGAAGAGCTCCAGGCGCCAGAGCCACCCTCTTCAGCGAGCGCAGAGCAGCAGCAACAGGAGGTCGTGCTCGGCGGCCCGGAGAGCGTCAATGACGCGCGCCTGCGTGCCGCCGACGCAGAACCTGGCAACTGGCTGACGCACGGGCGCACCTATTCCGAACAGCGCTTCAGTCCGCTCGACGAGGTCGACGCCGACAACGTTCATCAGCTTCAGGCCACCTGGAAGTTCGAGACTGGCTTGAAGCGTGGGCACGAAGCGACGCCGATCGTGCTCGATGGGATCATGTATTTCACCGGTTCCTGGAGCGTCGTCTTTGCACTCGACGCGCGCACGGGCGAGCAGGTCTGGAAGTGGGACCCCTTTGTTCCCCGTGACTACGCGCAAAAAGCCTGTTGCGATGTCGTGAACCGCGGGGTCGCGCTCTACCGGGGGCGCGTCTACGCAGGTGTGCTCGACGGGCGACTGGCTGCGCTCGACGCGAGAACTGGCGAACTCGTCTGGGAGAAACTGACGGTCGATCGCTCGCGCCCCTACACGATCACCGGTGCGCCTCGCATTGTCGACGGCAAGGTGATCATCGGCAACGGTGGTGCAGAACTGGGAGTGCGCGGTTATGTGTCGGCCTACGACACTCAGAACGGTGATTTGATCTGGCGCACCTATACGGTGCCCGGCGACCCGGCGAAGCCGTTTGAGTCCCCGGCTCTCGAAGCTGCGGCCGAAACCTGGAAGGGCGGTGAGTGGTGGAAGATCGGCGGCGGCGGAACCGTCTGGGATTCGATGGCTTTCGATCCGGAGTTGAAGCTGCTCTACATCGGTACCGGTAATGGCTCACCCTGGACGCGTCACATCCGAAGCCCAGGGGGTGGGGACAATCTCTTCCTGAGTTCGATCCTCGCGCTCAATCCCGATAACGGGGAACTGATCTGGCACTACCAGACCACGCCGGGCGACAACTGGGACTACACTGCGACGCAGCACATGATCCTGGCCGACCTCGAGATCGACGGGGATACGCGCAAGGTGTTGATGCAGGCCCCCAAGAACGGCTTCTTCTACGTGCTGGATCGAAAAACCGGTGAACTGATCTCCGCCGAGAAATACGTCGAAGTCACCTGGGCGTCGAACATCGATCCGAAGACTGGGCGCCCGGTCGAGGTTCCGGGCCAGGACTACAAGGACGCACTCGCGTTGGTCAAGCCCACCCCGTTCGGCGGACACAACTGGCACCCGATGTCATACAGCCCGAAGACCGGACTCGTGTACATACCGGCCCAGGACATGCTCGGGGCCTATCGAGTCGATCCGCACTTCACGTACAAGCCCGGTCTGTTCAACACGGGCACCGACTTCAATACTTTCGCCTTGGCCAAACGCGACGGTTTTTACGGGCACCTACTGGCCTGGGATCCGGTCGCGCAAAAGGAAGTCTGGCGGCATCCACACGCGTTGCCGTGGAACGGCGGGACGCTCGCGACGGCGGGCGACCTGGTGTTCCAGGGCACGGCCGACGGACGCTTCGTGGCGTACCGGGCTTCCGACGGTAAAAAGCTCTGGGAGGAACCCGCGGGCACCGGTGTGATTGCCGCACCCATTACCTATCAAGTCGACGGACGCCAATACGTGACGATCGTCGCCGGGTGGGGTGGAGCGTTTGCGCTCGCCGGCGGCGAGGGTGCGAGTGCGGCCGGTGTCGAGTCACGCGGCCGGGTTCTGACATTCGCGCTCGCCGGACCTCCTCCCACCGCAGCACAAGCGCTGGAGCGAATCACCATGGAGGATTCCGTCCACCGTGGCGAGCGGATCTATCACGTCTACTGCGCCGGTTGCCACGGCGCTCAAGCGTTCGGTGGCGGTGTGCTACCGGATCTGCGCAAGTCGAAGCCGGAGATCCGTAGCGCGTTCAACGAGATCGTCTTGCGCGGAATCTTTTCCGGAAAGGGCATGCCCTCGTTCGCGCCCTGGCTCACCGAGAAGGACACCGCGCTCCTGATCGAGTACATCGATCAGCGCATCGCCGACACGGCGAACTGA
- the ileS gene encoding isoleucine--tRNA ligase encodes MSKPKDSGSDPAKRSYKSTLNLPRTGFAMKANLVQREPEFQKRWNKLDVCARMHGADHPRGVFSFHDGPPYANGDIHLGHLLNKILKDLVVRTHSMMGYDVEFVPGWDCHGLPIEHMVMQELGDKAKDMVPLQIRGRCKSYAEKFVKRQSKQMQRLGTIGNYQDPYLTLKPRYEAEVLEAFASMVKRGLIFRALKPVHWSIENQTALAEAELEYYDREDTSVFVLFALDPATSLPASLGAPEKESVSLVIWTTTPWTLPANLAVSVGPAIEYGLYRFAHNGQTLHAILAESLAEKVLALANATAVTQLGHCSGRELAEAGLTYEHPFQDDGHVRPVVLADYVTLEDGTGLVHTAPGHGVDDYLTGLKHGLEILCPVQADGCFDASAPEWLRGVSVWDGNAKIGERLREDGSLLHSQVFTHSYPHDWRGKTPTIFRATEQWFAAVDKPLQNPDGPSLRELALEVTEADISFTPEWGRNRLRGMLETRPDWCLSRQRSWGLPIPAFFGETQGEVLLTAASVSAVAERVRQEGSDSWFKASAAELLSEYDLSLDAEAPEWLVKRGSLEGLRPSSDIFDVWFESGASWNAVMRRRGLPYPTDLYLEGSDQHRGWFQSSLLVALGASGEAPYRGLVTHGFIVDAQGMKMSKSGGNALSVEELLRGHGADVCRWWVSSLNFGNDIKADTEFFRLAGEEYRKVRNTIRFLLSNLNDFDPVSNRRELGPDDAYSVDAWAMSKLDELSDTVHKAYEAYQYRTAHQALFNFCNDTLSAVYLVAVKDRLYCDATNADRRRRSQTVLFDLADGLTRLLGPILVHTADEAWLALHGATMADELCIHDQHFAQLHSHPVAPEWDEVMTRRDQVLKALEEERAAGSLDNPLDAGVVLRLPEDQRAVLEPFEPEFADLCGVSRFAFESDTSEGIEVVHLGEELRCDRSWKRDASVRERSDGGLLSDRDAKAIGLD; translated from the coding sequence ATGAGCAAGCCCAAGGACAGCGGGAGCGATCCAGCCAAGCGCTCCTATAAATCGACCCTGAACCTGCCCCGGACCGGGTTCGCCATGAAGGCCAATCTGGTGCAGCGGGAGCCCGAGTTCCAGAAGCGCTGGAACAAGCTCGACGTGTGCGCGCGCATGCACGGCGCCGACCATCCCAGGGGCGTCTTCTCCTTCCACGATGGCCCGCCCTACGCGAACGGCGATATCCACCTGGGCCACCTTCTCAACAAAATCCTGAAGGACCTCGTCGTGCGCACGCATTCGATGATGGGCTACGACGTGGAGTTCGTTCCGGGCTGGGACTGCCACGGCCTGCCGATCGAGCACATGGTCATGCAGGAACTCGGCGACAAAGCCAAGGACATGGTGCCGCTGCAGATTCGCGGCCGCTGCAAGTCCTACGCGGAGAAGTTCGTCAAGCGTCAGTCGAAACAGATGCAGCGACTCGGCACGATCGGCAACTATCAGGATCCGTATCTCACGCTGAAACCACGCTACGAGGCCGAGGTCCTGGAAGCGTTCGCGAGCATGGTAAAGCGCGGTCTGATCTTCCGCGCGCTCAAGCCCGTGCACTGGTCGATCGAAAACCAGACCGCGCTCGCCGAAGCCGAACTGGAATACTACGACCGCGAAGACACCAGCGTCTTCGTTCTCTTCGCGTTGGACCCGGCGACTTCGCTACCCGCATCGCTAGGCGCTCCGGAGAAAGAAAGCGTATCGCTGGTGATCTGGACGACGACTCCCTGGACTCTGCCCGCGAACCTGGCCGTTTCCGTCGGTCCCGCGATCGAGTACGGCTTGTACCGTTTCGCGCACAACGGACAAACGCTGCACGCAATCCTGGCGGAGTCCCTGGCCGAAAAGGTTCTGGCTCTCGCCAACGCGACCGCCGTCACTCAACTCGGTCACTGCAGCGGTCGCGAACTCGCCGAGGCCGGACTGACCTATGAACACCCGTTCCAGGACGACGGCCATGTTCGTCCCGTCGTCCTCGCCGACTACGTGACGCTCGAAGACGGCACGGGTCTGGTCCACACGGCCCCGGGTCACGGCGTGGATGACTATCTTACGGGACTCAAACACGGGCTGGAGATTCTGTGCCCGGTGCAGGCCGACGGCTGCTTCGATGCCAGCGCACCCGAGTGGCTGCGCGGCGTAAGCGTCTGGGACGGCAATGCGAAGATCGGCGAGCGCCTGCGCGAAGATGGTTCGCTATTGCACTCTCAGGTTTTCACGCACTCTTATCCGCACGACTGGCGCGGAAAGACGCCCACGATCTTCCGGGCCACCGAGCAGTGGTTCGCTGCGGTCGACAAGCCGCTGCAAAACCCCGATGGACCCTCGCTGCGCGAACTCGCCCTCGAAGTGACGGAGGCGGACATCAGCTTCACGCCCGAGTGGGGTCGCAATCGCCTCAGGGGCATGCTCGAGACACGACCGGACTGGTGCCTGAGCCGTCAGCGCTCCTGGGGATTGCCGATCCCGGCGTTCTTCGGCGAAACACAGGGAGAGGTATTGCTCACGGCCGCTTCGGTGAGCGCGGTCGCCGAGCGGGTGCGACAGGAAGGCTCAGACTCCTGGTTCAAGGCGAGCGCCGCAGAACTCCTTTCCGAATACGATCTATCACTGGACGCGGAAGCCCCCGAGTGGCTCGTGAAACGCGGCTCGCTGGAAGGGCTGCGCCCGAGCAGTGATATCTTTGACGTGTGGTTCGAAAGCGGTGCGTCCTGGAACGCGGTCATGCGTCGTCGCGGTCTGCCCTACCCTACTGATCTCTACCTGGAAGGTTCGGACCAGCATCGCGGCTGGTTCCAGAGTTCATTGCTCGTCGCCCTGGGAGCAAGCGGAGAGGCACCCTACCGCGGCCTGGTCACCCACGGCTTCATCGTGGACGCGCAGGGCATGAAGATGAGCAAGTCGGGTGGAAATGCGCTCTCGGTCGAGGAACTCTTGCGAGGCCACGGCGCAGACGTGTGTCGTTGGTGGGTCAGCTCGTTGAACTTCGGGAACGACATCAAGGCCGATACCGAGTTCTTCCGCCTGGCGGGCGAGGAATACCGCAAGGTGCGCAACACGATCCGCTTCCTGTTGAGCAACCTGAACGACTTCGACCCTGTGAGCAATCGCCGCGAACTCGGCCCCGATGACGCCTACAGCGTCGACGCATGGGCCATGTCGAAGCTGGACGAACTGAGTGATACCGTGCACAAGGCCTACGAAGCCTATCAATACCGCACCGCACACCAGGCACTGTTCAACTTCTGCAACGACACGCTGAGTGCCGTGTATCTGGTTGCCGTCAAGGATCGCCTGTACTGCGACGCAACCAATGCGGATCGCCGACGCCGCAGCCAGACCGTGCTCTTCGACCTGGCAGACGGTTTGACCCGGCTTCTGGGTCCAATCCTGGTTCACACGGCAGACGAAGCCTGGCTGGCGCTGCACGGCGCGACCATGGCTGACGAACTCTGCATCCACGACCAGCATTTCGCACAACTGCACTCGCATCCCGTCGCACCGGAATGGGACGAAGTCATGACGCGACGCGATCAGGTACTCAAGGCGCTCGAAGAAGAACGAGCGGCGGGATCGCTCGACAATCCACTCGACGCCGGCGTAGTGCTGCGACTGCCCGAAGACCAGCGTGCAGTGCTCGAGCCTTTTGAGCCGGAATTCGCCGACCTTTGCGGTGTGAGCAGGTTCGCTTTCGAAAGTGACACCTCGGAAGGCATCGAGGTCGTGCACCTGGGTGAGGAACTGCGCTGCGATCGTTCATGGAAGCGCGACGCGAGCGTGCGCGAACGCAGCGATGGCGGTCTGCTGAGCGACCGCGACGCAAAGGCCATAGGCCTGGACTGA